In the Helicoverpa armigera isolate CAAS_96S chromosome 15, ASM3070526v1, whole genome shotgun sequence genome, one interval contains:
- the LOC110380290 gene encoding nose resistant to fluoxetine protein 6 — translation MCTFVLFFIFLNSATAVIYRLNDSAYALMPPLFHLDNYEECFDEPEGVYCTLELSLVSEQPSPLLNMIQEYSEHQSTHFNHTILNQGICINKTCKEFYKPNVDPRLTLEACLNESLYNKYKLKARVSNGFDCSKREKHPPVDYVDLTVGIICLIILMLNLIGSLCDFYLEGRKIPGVFRFIYGFSIFRNWKKLVASPDKCRDDRMLALKGLHGIRAINIMLVITCHSVATGELLSVNPHYIEELYTYSIVHVILNGTLIMQTFFIVSSFLLVYIWMMRSEKQEPSWKLLPMQIMRRWLRLTPSYAIILALTATWFGRMASGPYWERYVSREMVDCRQDWWKHILYISNYYDGSNCMPQAWYLAADTQLYYMAVIIFLLCRRGLSRKIMLRLIFIVGIILPALHTYYQNLDGILMITPQMALTFFVNNPTFDNTYKRGHTNMTGCIIGMAIGYMLYNWQKTGGDPKKFQKYRYMYWCLFPLCGLCCYSGSVFFWDQPPLPTYVHVLYALLLKPVFSVIMGVIIAGVIVRFEGLYRTILEWRAWTLLSRLSFCAYLMHIAIIRNIIAMQTTTQRSTIPGVFLQCAKIQLGSFIFAFFLWMLVETPFANLVQAIFSKPGTETQESKEKDSMKSEGEKSPAKTDVPVNIVVLTKM, via the exons atgtgtacctttgtgttattttttatctttttgaaCTCTGCTACAGCTGTGATTTATAGACTCAATG atTCGGCGTATGCTCTCATGCCTCCTCTATTTCATCTTGATAACTATGAGGAGTGCTTCGATGAGCCTGAAGGGGTGTACTGCACCCTGGAATTGAGCCTGGTTTCCGAGCAACCTAGCCCGCTGTTGAACATGATTCAA GAATATTCAGAACACCAATCAACACATTTTAACCACACAATATTAAACCAAGGTATTTGCATTAATAAAACCTGCAAAGAATTCTATAAACCAAATGTGGACCCAAGATTGACCCTAGAGGCATGCCTTAATGAGTCCCTCTATAACAAGTACAAATTGAAAGCAAGGGTGTCAAATGGCTTTGATTGTTCTAAACGTGAGAAGCATCCACCAGTAGACTATGTAGATTTAACCGTTGGCATAATTTGCCTCATAATCTTGATGCTTAACCTTATAGGAAGcctttgtgatttttatttggAAGGAAGAAAAATTCCTGGAG TTTTCAGATTTATTTACGGTTTTTCAATATTTCGTAATTGGAAGAAACTGGTGGCGTCTCCAGATAAGTGTCGAGATGATCGCATGCTCGCATTGAAAGGACTTCATGGCATTAG AGCTATTAATATTATGCTGGTTATAACATGTCATTCAGTTGCTACTGGGGAACTCTTGTCTGTCAACCCGCACTATATTGAAGAA tTATACACTTACAGTATTGTACACGTAATCCTGAATGGGACACTGATAATGCAGACATTTTTCATAGTCTCATCCTTCCTTCTCGTATATATCTGGATGATGAGATCTGAGAAACAGGAACCTTCTTGGAAATTGCTGCCGATGCAAATTATGAGGAGATGGTTGAG ATTGACACCATCGTATGCCATTATCTTGGCCTTGACTGCTACTTGGTTTGGGAGGATGGCATCAGGACCATACTGGGAG agaTATGTATCTCGAGAAATGGTTGACTGTCGTCAGGATTGGTGGAAGCATATCCTATACATCAGCAATTACTACGATGGCTCTAATTGTATGCCACAAGCTTG GTATTTAGCAGCAGATACCCAACTCTACTACATGGCAGTCATCATCTTCCTTCTATGCCGTAGAGGCCTCAGCAGGAAAATAATGCTAAGGCTCATCTTCATAGTAGGCATAATCTTACCAGCACTACATACTTATTACCAAAACTTGGATGGGATTCTCATGATCACTCCTCa AATGGCTCtgacattttttgtaaataatccgACGTTCGACAATACATACAAAAGAGGCCACACTAATATGACTGGTTGTATCATTGGTATGGCAATTGGCTACATGTTGTATAATTGGCAGAAAACTGGTGGAGATCCTAAGAAATTCCAG AAATATCGCTACATGTACTGGTGTCTGTTCCCGCTATGTGGTCTGTGCTGCTATTCTGGAAGTGTATTCTTCTGGGACCAGCCCCCACTGCCTACCTACGTTCATGTGTTGTATGCTTTGTTACTGAAACCTGTCTTCAGCGTTATCATGGGTGTTATAATAGCTGGAGTCATTGTTCGGTTTGAAG GTTTGTACCGGACAATCTTAGAATGGCGAGCGTGGACGCTATTGAGCCGGTTGTCATTCTGCGCTTACTTGATGCATATTGCCATCATCAGGAACATCATAGCCATGCAGACAACTACTCAGAGAAGTACCATTCCTGGGGTT TTCCTACAATGTGCGAAAATTCAGCTGGGATCATTCATATTCGCCTTCTTCCTCTGGATGTTAGTGGAAACTCCTTTCGCGAACTTGGTTCAAGCCATATTTTCAAAACCTGGAACTGAAACTCAAGAAAGCAAGGAAAAGGATTCCATGAAGTCCGAAGGTGAAAAATCTCCTGCGAAAACTGATGTACCTGTAAACATTGTGGTGTTGACCAAAAtgtaa